In Malus sylvestris chromosome 2, drMalSylv7.2, whole genome shotgun sequence, the genomic stretch TTGTTAGGTTGCATGAATCGGTCTTAGCCAAGAACATGGGTTATGTAATATATTAACTTCACTATTTTAGTGCTGATGTTAATGAATCTAATGTTGATTTATGTTTAGTTTGTAATGGATGATTTGTAAGTTCCTCAAATTTGGTGGAAATTAGGTCATGTGAGCAACCCTGATGATTtctatatttaaataaaaatatccaattttaccaaaaaaaaaaattttaattatccAATTGTGCCACACTTTCACAATTGTGCTGGagctttattgtattttttaaaatataatagagTGGCACAATTTTAAAGTTGTGGTGTCTTTGCTTTAACATTTATACAACAATCTTAGCCTTTAAAATAGCAATTGTGCCCATCTTACACCATACATTCAATAGCCTTTATTAGAGGTGAGACACAAAAAGGGTTGTATTTGTGCTTAGCCTTTAGGCACAAATCATCATACTGTGCGCTTTCTGAAATGGTGACGCCTATAGAGGGCACATACCCAAAGATAGTAGCTGCATTGTTGCTATTGGTCTATGGGCACAATCGTTGGTGCTTTTTGACCTTAAAGGGCACAGATAATTTATTGTGTGCAGTGCTCATTTTTTTTGTAGTGGAAGGCGAAGAAAAAAGCAAGTACCAGATTTTGGACACCGCGAACAACTTGTTATTAACTACTGTAAATCTACtaaagtttgatcaagaaaGCTGAAAAAATgaagcaagaaagaagaactCGGAGAGAGAGAATAGTGCACTCAAAGGATGAATATTCATTCAATGTAACTATTCAATACAGTAAGTCTTTATAGAAAGCTAACATATAAAGGCTACTAACCGACTTAATGACTAGAAAATCTTTTATCCGATCTAACCAAATCTTAACCGATCCAATCCAACCAAATCTTATCTAAAATAACCACTCTTCAACAAATCCTAGCTGTCTTTTCTAACATGGCAGATATACCTACAAACTTGCCATGTGTCCTCTCTtatcatcccccctcaatctcaggTAGGGTAACCAATCCTGAGATTGCAGCAATGTTTGTGAAACGCAGGTCCATGAAGCCCCTTTGTAAAGACATCAGTTGTCTGATCCTCAGTGGGAACATATTGCACCAATAAATCTTTTTTCAGGACTTTCTCACGAACGAAGTGGAAGTCAGTATCAAGGTGCTCAATCTCAGGATTCTTTTTCAGTTTAAAAACCCATTTACTACCAATAATAGACCGATGTGCAGGATGAGGAACAAGGATCCAAGTGCCTTGACTTTGTAGAGCGTCGAACTCCTCTTGCATTGCATTTTGCCAATGAGCATAAGTTGCAGCAGTTCGAAAAGATGTAGGTTCTGAAATATCATGTATTGCAGCAGCAAAAGAAAAGCCACTATGACAATGATCAGAAGGATCAAGTTTCAGAGTTTGTAACTGAGGGAATGTAGCAATAAAACCAGCATAATTCTTCCGAGAAATAGCACCGGTTTGTAGTCTGGTTTGCATTCTCGAAATTGGAGCAGAATGAGATAAATCATTAGGAAAAGAGTTAAGAGGAAGAATTACCTCCAGTTGTGCAGGATCAAGGACAGGTAAGACCAAAGCTGTGGAAGAAGATGAGGGAGTTGTTTCAGATGCTGATGAAGGGCCAGTATGATCAGTATTCGCTGAAGGAGTGGCAGATGTAGCAATATCATTTAAGGAAGACAAATCAGTACTACGATGACTTTCAATACCCTGTGAACTTGTAGAGACCGAGGAGACTGATCCTGGCTGAAGAGAAACATGAACTAGCACGGAAGATTGCGAGGACTGAGAAATAGAAGCTTGATCAGAAGAACCATTCTGGGTAACAGAAACATTCTTATATGGAAACTGACTTTCATCGTGCACAACATGCCTGGAAATAATAAATTTCCTAGTTGGAGGATGAAAGCAAATGACTCCTTTATACCCTGGAGCATATCCCACAAAAACACACAATGAAGCCCTTGGTTGTAACTTGTTTGCAGTGTAAGGTCTAATATATGTATAAACTACAGTACCAAACACTTTGAGACCTTGTAACTGAGGATTGATATTATACAACTTCTGATATGGAGATTGCTAATACTGAGCAGGGCATTCTATTTATTAAGAAGACAGAGTGAGCACATGCATGATACCACATATCTTGAGGTGATTTCGCAGCAGTCATAAGAGTAATGGTTGTCTCCACAATATGTCGATGTTTCCTCTCAGCAATACCATTTTTCTGAGGGGTATATGGACAAGAGAGCATATGAATGATGCCTTTTTGTTTTAAGAAATTCGCAAATCTGGTACTAAcatattcaccaccaccatccgTTTGTAAACATTTGATACCAACATTAAACTGAGCCAAGACAAAACTATAAAACTGTCGAAAAACATCAAAACATTCTGATTTATTGATTAAGGGAAATATCCATACAAATCTGGTAAACTCATCTACAAAACTAACATAATACTTGTAACCTTCTATGGACTTAGTAGGTGATGGTCCCCAAAGATCAGTATGAACTTTTTGAAATGGAAAGGTACAAGTTTCTGTTTTAGCAGAGAAATGTAACATAGACATCTTCCCAGAAATACAATGATGACATAAGTGTTGTTGGTCATCAGGAATACTAACTATATCTGACTGTTTCAACATTGCAGATCGGATTGCATTGCTGGGATGTCCAAATCTTTAATGCCAGATTGCTGTTTTCACTTTATGTCCACGTAAAGCCACTGATTTATTTGATGAATGAGTAGAAGAACCAAATAGCAACTGAACTGGTATCCGAAACAACTCTCCCCCATTACTCCTTCTGTGGTAAAGTACAACTTTGGTTACCTTGTCCTGCACAAAGAACTCATGATCATCACAAATGAACCAACAAAAATTATCTTTGCAAAGTTGTTGCACTGACATTAAACTCACAGCAATATTTGGTACATGTAAAACAGTTCTTAAAAGTAAAGAAGTAGGGAGAGTATTTAATTGAGCAGAACCAATATGTTGAATtggcaaaccttcaccattgtCAATAGTGATTTTATCAGTGCCTTGATAAGGAGTGACTTGTTGAAGTGAATTGACATCAGCGGTCATATGATGGGAAGCACCAATGTCAACTATCCAGGAATCTTGAGGCAAGAATGTAGCCGGACCTTGTGTGTGCATAGCAGTTAAAGAAGGTGCAGGTGCCGTGCCTTGATAAGCAAAGTTATTACGATGATGACAATCCAAGGCACTATGACCTCGTTTTCCACAGATTTGGCACTCAACAACCTGACCTACTTGATTAGGATTAGTAGATCTTTTCCAGCAATTAGGAGCGGTATGCCCTCTCTTGGAACAAATTTGGCATTCTCGAACAATATAGCTTCTATTTTATGTGTTTCCAGACCAAGGTTGCCAAGTACTGCCACTTGACTTAGTACCGGATGACTGGCCTCTGCCATTAAAACCTCGATACCCCCCATTAGACTTCTGGCCAAAAAATGGTCTGGGACCATTATTAGAGTTGTTGAATGGTCTAGGAGCATTACCATTGCCAACAAAACCATATGAGTTTGAAAACTCTGGATACACGGATGGAGATTGTGGCATGACATAAGAACTTAATGGAAATTGATCAGGAGAATACTAGAGACCATTGGATGAAAATGGTGGCGCGGAAAAGGAAGACCCTTGAGGATTAAAAGGCAAAGCAGCAGAACTGTGAAAATTAAAAGGCAAAGCACCAGAACCTTGATGATGATATGGTATACTCAGATTAGAACCCTCATTAGGTACTCGAGTAATTGTCCCACCAGTAGCACAGGGAATGTCATCAGAATGGCTAAATGAACCTTGAGACTGAACAGACTGAGAAGAAGAGCCTTGCATATACAACCCAGAAAAATTATGAGTCATAGTATTAACCATAGAGTCAACTTCCCTTTCAGCACGCAACAATTTCTCCCTAAACTCCCTAAGAGTAATAGAATTATCTCGAGTAAGAATAACAGTTCTTATAATAGAGAATTCTCTAGGTAAACCAGATAATGCAGCCACCACAAAATCATTATCAGAGACAGATTCATTGGCAGCAATTAATTGATCCTTAATATTCCGTAGTTTAGACAAATATTGATCTATCGAATCACCACCTTTCTGCAAAGTTTGAAACTCAATCTTTAAAGTATTCACCCTAGCCTTCGAAATTGAAGCATAACGATCTTGGAGATTAGACCAAGCCTCATGTGTTGTCTTACAACCCAATACATGTTCAATAGATTCATCAAACAAAGTGGCTATCAACAAACTCAAGAGTGCTAAATCAACTGATTCCCATTCAAGAAAAGCCTCAGAAATCACACTAGTAACCTTATGCTCTGTATCAATCACAAATTTAGGAGGACAAACTGCAGTGCCATCAAAATGATCAAACATCTGGTACCCTTTCATAACAGACTTGAACTGATAAACCCATTTCGAAAAATTCTTATCATTCAACTTGATTGTAAGCATACCCAAAAGACCTTCAATTCGAACAGTATTAGACGCCATTGCTACACAAACTATGCAGATTTCAAGAACACAAGTAGAAAAAGAACAATTTCAACTTTCAAAGATACAAGAACAACAAACAATTTCTCAGATGGCTTCGTGCCCAAACATACAATCTTGATCGCAGATGGCTTCGTGCCGCAAACACACAGTAATGGCTTCGTACCCAAACATACAATCTTGATCGCATATGGCTTCGTGCCGCAAACACACAGTAATGGCTTCGTGCCCCAAATAAACCGTGATGGCTTCGTGCctcaaaacaaacaatctacttcttaaaaaaactaaaaaaatcataCACTTACAGGGAATTGATGAATTGAGAAACCCAGCAAGACAATTCGAGAAACCCAAATACACCAACTCAACTTCCATATGCCCAAAGTGCCGTCGCCGACTGAAATTTCAGATGCCCAAAGTGACGACGAGCCTCAGAAAACCAATCAAAAATTCAGACACCACAGGAGAATCGCTGGCTcttgataccatattaactacTGTAAATCTACtaaagtttgatcaagaaaGCTGAAAAAATgaagcaagaaagaagaactCGGAGAGAGAGAATAGTGCACTCAAAGGATGAATATTCATTCAATGTAATTGTTCAATACAATAAGTCTTTTCAGAAAGCTAACATATAAAGGCTACTAACCGACTTAATGACTAGAAAATATTTTATCCAATCTAACCAAATCTTAACCGATCCAATCCAACCAAATCTTATCGAAAATAACCACTCTTCAACAAATCCTAGCTGTCTTTTCTAACATGGCAGATATACCTACAAACTTGCCATGTGTCCTCTCTTATCACTTGTGAGGTTGAAGAAGTCGAGGAAAGGGAAGATGTGGTGCAAAGGATTTCGTGTTGGAGAGAGAGGTGTAGTTGGAGCTTTTGCTCTTGAGCTTCTACCCGACCTCTTCTTGTCGCCAGGGAGAGAGATATCCATCTTTGCTGGTAATCCGTCGATAAATTGATTTTAGTAGCGTTATACACAAATATAAACATTTAAAGGGATTTTTGCTTTCTTAATTCTGGAATTTTAAAGGATTTGAGAATGTTTTTAGGGAAATTGGCAAAAATATGCATATTTTGATATTTGGATGCTGAAATGATCTGGTTTTTACATTGTTCTACATAATAAATATGTGACTGATATTTAATTTGGCTAATTGCCTATGTTCTTGGTAATGTATTTTAGCCAAGGACAATGTATATGTGCCTTAGGGGAACCTACTTATCTCCCGTCTATGGTTAACATATCTTCAGCAATACATTTACATTAAGGAATATGTGTATAAATTGAATAcaagatctctcacttataagtaaagagCATTACCACTAAATCGTGGTAGGTGACAATGATGGTGGTAGTTGGATGTGAATGGTGACAATAGCGGAGTAAGGAGGGGGTAATGGTAGTTGGAGTGTTGGTGGTGTTGATGGTGATGGTAATGgggagtggtggtggtggtggtggtggtggtggagagtgATTGGTGTCAGCAATGATGGTGGAGGGTGGTTGTGGTAACAATGGTGGTGATGGGTGGTGGTGGGGACTGAGAATGGTGGAGTTGTAATTATTGTAGAATTTTTGGCGTCATAGGGATTTGATGTAATCCTATATATATCGTATGTACTATTGTTTAATAATTAATCTAAGAAGTCATATTTCTATGTGAAGCATTAGTGTAGTGAGAGGAGATAAAAAATTGCAgtgaatttttattaatttcaataacaataaattaCAAATAGGAGATTGACAAATCAATTAACCTTGCGtggataaaaaaatattaataacaaGGTAGTGACAGTCGAATAGGTAGAAAGATTTGAAGAAATTAGCTAGTTAGTTATATCTTGTAGTATCAGGAAGAGGTGTGCCATCAAGGAAGTGCTTGATGAGAGAAAGTCCTCTTGCAGGCTGATAGCTTGGAACTTGATGCCCTGCCTCTCTCACTGTAGCAAATGTTAGGCCTCCCTCGTACACTTGTGTGTACCCACCAACCTGTTCAATAACACAAATAGAACATCCAAAATAAATATTAAGACTTTGAAGGTCTTCTGAAAATTCAATTACTGAAACAAAGaaaagtagaaagaaaaaaatgtcgTCGGAAATTACCTCTCCACTAAGGAACCAAGCATGCCACTCAGTCTTTACTGCAAGATTCATCTTGTCAATAGAATACTTTGTTGAAGTCACTGGTACCCTCCCATCAATGTCGCCACTGCActcaatattttcataaaaataagaTCGTTTGTACCCCCAACACTAAAACTGCAAGGCCTTCTTTTTCTCAAGTAtatattgaagaagaaaacgCCGAAACTTCACCTGAAAATCCACACTCGAAGTCCATTATCCAGGAACTCATGTAAAAGAGGTAGTACGGTTGATGCGCTATCGCCCCAGTGTGTGATTATATCACTACATGGTTCCCAGTCGTGTGACAGTTTGGTGACATTGGCATGGAGAGCTTGTTGGACGTCAGGACGATTCAAATAACCATATGCATAGTACTCACTACACGGATCAAATTCGAAAATCTGCACGACATGTTACCGCAAGATTATGTTTTGTAATTAGCAGGTGTTACGTATATCTACATGCAgtaaaatttagggttttcttttaacTTACTGAAgtccttttgggttttgcagTGAGGTTCGTAGACAAGCATAAAGGGGCATAGATGTTATAAATATCGACGTAGTAGGTATCTTTATTTGCAGCATCAGTGGCATCATTGCACTCCTTAGGTTGAGTGGTGGCATTAGCTGCAAAGTTACAGTACTTGTTTATATTGTTGGCAGTTTTATCTGAAATCAGAGCATGGCTCGCAAGGTAGTCGTACATTCCTTTTGAATCAGTTTCATCATTGATCACTGCATTCCCAATCTGCAAGATGTAACAAAGAAAGCTTTGAGTAAAGAAGTGAGATAGGGTATTTGCAATGTTGCTAAAATTTTAGTGAAACGTTCTGCTTCATTGTCAtcagtagggatgggcaaatacttaacggttatgggtaaccacggttacccgtccatttaaatttcacggttacggttatgggtaaccgtttagataaataaacggttatgggtataaccgtttacccacgaaatttaaatgggcggttatgggtattaaccacggttataaacgggtaaccatttacccatttattttatatatgtaaaattaacacaaaccatgttccctatcggacaaaacttagatcaatactattgactatagtgcatgatttctatagctaatataatatagtttttCTTAACCACTTTAAATTTCGTGGACcattatattatgttaatattttacattcCGAGTCaaataacccaagaatacttagcaaattttatattaccttcattgctaacagttaaaaatatcgtctgtaaactattatttcaattattggaatggtatacggacttaaaaaaattaaaatgcggaaatgtatgataaatgtacctataacggtgtttaattgttagaaaaataaaattatgacaaatttttcttttttaattttcaagttgttaaaaaaacacgtagacgggtgaaaaaggagtaaatggtaaaaaagaaaggataaatgggtttaaaaatgataaattggTAAACGGGTACTAAACGGTTACgattaaatgggtacacggttatgggtatggttaaccgtttataaacggttatgggtatggatataaccgtttagacaattacccaacgggtaaacggttatgcgggtatgagaataaacggttatgaataaataaccgcggttacccgcccgccataaccATTACCCATCCCTAGTCATCAATGCTTTTAACATGTCATGGTGACAAAGTTTTTAGATATTAGCCATCACACCGTCAAATGATGTTACTAAATACATATTGTAATACAAACACATGACATGGTAAATTTGATTGACCTCAAATATAGCACTAATTAATACATGTGCTATAACATAAATGAATCAATAACGTTATGTGGCAGTTAAATGAATCAATAACAATAATAGGATGGTAGCAAATCAACTTGATGTGAATGGTATATACAATAATGAATCTCGCATCCATTACAGTAAGAAGTCAACATACTACTCCACAtatataaaaaaggaaaataatttttGCAACCCCCTTCCCATGTTGCATGCatctatttaatttttttttccttaattcttttttaatttgttcaatacaaatatataaaaatgtgtAGTGAAAAAGGAGTGCAAAAATACTTTCTCATCATATAATAACAGATTTTCCACCCACCCACCAAAAATAGGCAACGGGCCCATAACGTGTGTAACATTAGccatcaaaaacaaaaatgatgaCCAGACCAAGAATTATGGAAAACCAATAATAAAAGGGATTATATGATTACAAATAGCCTACCATTTTGCACCACCAAATGGGGGCAGTTGGCCAACACTTGCTAGGACCTACCAATCACTCCAATGCAAGCATTTTTCCTATGACCTTTTAACAACTTTCACTAACTACCAAgaatccaagaacatagaaCCACATGGAGTCTATGTTCTAATTGTTTGCTATAGATTACGCTTGCCAATTAATCTAAAACTTAATTATTTTTCAGTGATTTGTAAGCAACTCAATCAattgattaagagcattttctCTTAAGTTCCGCGTTGATAACCCTCCCCCAATGTTGCTTATTTGTAAAGCAAAAATACTATTTGCCATATATTTGTACTTCccaaatttagagagagagagagagagagagagagagagaacttcccaaatttagagagagagagagagagagagagagagagagagaacttcccaaatttagagagagagagagagagagagagagaggcacatACTATAATGCCCTTGAGGTTGATAATGGTCTTGTTTGCCCTTTTATTATGGTTGAGAATGGTATGTGCAAGTTGAGGTACATAATGCCCTGCATAGCTTTCCCCAGAAATATAAAACTCCCTGCCCTTGTATTCAGGAAACCTCTCCAACCAGTTCaccaaaaatacataattatctGCAGCTGTGTTTCTATCCCCGCTTGCATCGTAATCAGATGTTCTATTTGAGTAAGAAAACCCCACCCCAGCAGGAGACTCAAGGAACAACACATTGGCAGCTGAAGGAAAGTAAAACATATTAAAAAGATTAGGTAATTTCTGTAAACTTTGAAAATGATAGACTAATATCTGTTAATTGTTTCATATTTATAATACCATAATTCCATGAAAATCTGTTTCTGTAAAGTGTTTTTCCATCGCTGTGGATTCGGAACGGTCCAAGCTCGAGCATTGCTCCATAGGCAAGAGAAGAACAACCAGGTCCTGTGAAAATATTAAGCAATGGCAACCTTATTACATTGTCACTTAATTTGTACCATTTGATGGgcaataaattttaaaaaagtcATCAAAGTAACTATTACTTATGTCACTGGATCCAATTAACACGGAATTCAAGTGGAAGTTAGTAGACTAAATGACAATGGTTTTCTAAGAAACTTCTACAATATTACACATGTCTATGAGATGGGTCGGTGTATTGAACTGGTAAATTTACATGGCTGAACTGTAACAGTCTCAATATAACAGTTCAAATACCAGGACATTCCATACACCGGTGTGTTGCAAGAGTAAGTCATAGCAGTCTTATACCAAATCATTAAAaactagggaactttaacgaaaaactcccggtactgttcactttaacgaaaaaccacatttttatactaaaaagtcaatcctggtactattcactttaccttttattttgtccttatcgttaaaacttaaagttttcaagcatttttcattggttttccttaaaaattaggaaattttaacgaaaagctcccggtactgttcactttaacgaaaaaccatatttttacgctaaaaagtcaatcctagtactattcattttaccctttattttgtccttatcattaaaactcaaaattttcaagccattttcattagttttccttaaaaactaATGATCAAAAGGATACGTTAACCCAATtgtataaataaatgattatttAGCATGTGGACAATAAAACTATTTGTATTTATCTGATAAATAATTGAGCTGCATTTCAACTTATCAATCACAAACTTTTTCAACGTCATATTTAAATTACGCACATTTTCCAACTTAGAGATATATTAGCTTCATCAACAGAAAGAGCGCCGAGATATCCTCCACAAGAGTGAAGTCTAGGATTTAAATCCCAGCGCTTCCGGAAATTAAAGAGGGGTGGCAGGATTAGCCATGTGGGGAATGTGAATGAAAGTTGAAATGCTTCGAACAAATAAATTGTGATTTAAATAAAAAGGTGATCGTAATCAAgatataaaatatcgataatatcggaaatatcaatagtctaaaaatacgaaaatatcgatggaaatatcgaaatattatcgatatcgataaaaattgaataaaaaccatggaaattgtaagaaaaacttggaaatttttattaaaactttgtatgcttatttagtcaattatttattagtttatcacaaaaaattggaaagaaatgcattgcatgatagatataacttatttaagttaattatatagtgagctggcaaacattgtgagtgtagaaaatatgtagtaattaatgaaagaagtttaaacacaccataatcatttatatataatgaattagtacaatattttacactgtatacattgcatggtaagatacatgagtgacttagcaaggtctaaaatatcgatgatatcggaaatattggtagtgcaaaaacacgaaaatttcgatgaaatatcagaatattatggatattttagaccatgatcGTAATTAATGTTGATAATAAATTATGGTCAAAATAATACCAAAGTCAGTGGATGCTATTAGGTACATGAATCATTGTCATTAGTTGACATACgtgatttttatattaaatttcacAAACATCAACGATTAACAGTGAGCCATGTGTGTTTGGTGAGACTATCACAATATAATATGTGGTTGTCAACCTAAAGACAATTAATGCAAATTTACAGGACAAGCAACTGATTAACAATTAACCTTTTGGGAGATGAAAATTATTGTTTAGGGCATCATTAATATATAATTGAGGGGTATAATATTGgctataaaatattatttttttaacaatcaTATCCGGCCCAAGAAAACTAGGAACCATCATCATCCAAAGGAGTCGTAAACTACACAGACTCACAGCGTGGGAAAACACAGAAAGATAAGATGGTTTGGAGTAGCTAGTACCATACACAATacggtttttttattttttttattttttataaaagcaatattttacataaacttgtttaaattataaGACAATAGATTAAAATT encodes the following:
- the LOC126603619 gene encoding uncharacterized protein LOC126603619: MASNTVRIEGLLGMLTIKLNDKNFSKWVYQFKSVMKGYQMFDHFDGTAVCPPKFVIDTEHKVTSVISEAFLEWESVDLALLSLLIATLFDESIEHVLGCKTTHEAWSNLQDRYASISKARVNTLKIEFQTLQKGGDSIDQYLSKLRNIKDQLIAANESVSDNDFVVAALSGLPREFSIIRTVILTRDNSITLREFREKLLRAEREVDSMVNTMTHNFSGLYMQGSSSQSVQSQGSFSHSDDIPCATGGTITRVPNEGSNLSIPYHHQGSGALPFNFHSSAALPFNPQGSSFSAPPFSSNGL
- the LOC126598644 gene encoding serine carboxypeptidase-like 40, which encodes MNTIKMQTIRPCLALFSLLVLSCFVAQIHGSKQSEALSRLYKSKLKNAAPIDKSPFVAIFHANTTKTHTQEGLKEKDRIDKLPGQPKVKFSQYGGYVTVDKKAGRALFYYLVEAEKAKDSSPLLLWLNGGPGCSSLAYGAMLELGPFRIHSDGKTLYRNRFSWNYAANVLFLESPAGVGFSYSNRTSDYDASGDRNTAADNYVFLVNWLERFPEYKGREFYISGESYAGHYVPQLAHTILNHNKRANKTIINLKGIIIGNAVINDETDSKGMYDYLASHALISDKTANNINKYCNFAANATTQPKECNDATDAANKDTYYVDIYNIYAPLCLSTNLTAKPKRTSIFEFDPCSEYYAYGYLNRPDVQQALHANVTKLSHDWEPCSDIITHWGDSASTVLPLLHEFLDNGLRVWIFSGDIDGRVPVTSTKYSIDKMNLAVKTEWHAWFLSGEVGGYTQVYEGGLTFATVREAGHQVPSYQPARGLSLIKHFLDGTPLPDTTRYN